CTGCTTGTAGGTGGCGCTCCATCCTGTTCAATGCCAGACCCTGGAAGTAATAAAACTCCGGTTGCAGGGGATAGGTTTCCAACGCTTCCCTGGCCTTGGCTTCCAAATCCGAGTGATCGGTACCGGAGGCCATCGATTTCAACGCGTTTCGAAAACGTTCCAGTTCGCTGTCCAGGGTTCTTTCCGGAGATGGGGTGTTCTTTGTGACGATCCGTTCCGTACTCTTTTGGGCCTTGTTGAGCGAATCCTCTATTTTTTGGGCCAAGAGGGAAAGTTCCTGGTTCATTTCCAAACTACCCAGTACCTGTTTGGCGTCCTTGTATTTCCTGTTCTGAAAATAGATTTTGACCAGATTGGTCTTGAGCTCCCTATTTGTATACGGAATGGTATTTTCCAGGTTTTGAAATGGGACACCCTGTTTCTCGGCGATCTTGTATAGATTGAACAAAAACCAAAAGTTCCCCGGCTCCGAAATCAATGCTTCCACCGCATATTGCTGGGCCGGGATATATTTTTTATCCAGAAAATAGGTCTTTGCCAGCTCGTGCTCCACTGCAGTACTGTTGGCGTCCAATTGCTTACATTCCAAGAGCAGGTTAATGGCACGGTCATAGTTTTGGATACTTTTTTGCTTTAGGGCTTCAAAGAATTTTTCTTGAAACTCATCGGTATATTCTTCCAAAAACACCTCGGCGCTTTCTTCTTCGGGAATAACTTTTGGGGAATTTTGGGCAAGGGCAGCCTGTATTGCGAGTAGCTGCAATACCATTAAAACCCGGAAAACTTTTTCTCTCCACATAATTCCCTTGCCTCCCCTGGAACACCTTCAAAATCCGTGCCCAAGGATAATGGGTTCCTAAAATCTACTCCAGGACCGAATAATCCCCTATGCTAACGGTCTCAAAATTACCATCATAGTATACATGGCTCCCAATCATGGCATTATCCAAATTAGCATTTTTAATAACACTGTTGCGTTGGATTAGGCTATTTTTAACGGTTGCATTTTCCACAACCGTATTTGCCCCGATGGAAACATAAGGACCAACCGTGCTATCTTTTATGACGACGTTTTCCCCAATAAAACAGGGTGCAACAATATTGGCATTTGTTTTTTGTACGGAATCCGCCAGCAGTTGTTCCCCATCCTTTTCCAAAAAGGCCAACATGCGCTGATTGGTTTCGACCGTTACATTTTTGTTGCCACAATCCATCCATTCGTCCACGTTTCCGGTCACAAATATCTTGCCCTTGGCCATCATACGTTTAATCCCATCATTGATTTGATATTCCCCACCATTGATGATATTGTTTTCCAAAACGAACTGTAATTCGTCCCGTAACACCCCAACGTCCTTAAAGTAATAAATGCCTATTACCGCCTGATTACTCACAAACTCGGTTGGTTTTTCCACCAACTCCACAATTTGATTTTGCTCATTTAGGTTCACTACTCCAAAAGCTTCCGGATTATCCACCTTTTTGGTCCAAATGACACTATCCGCTTCCTTGTCCAGGTTAAAATCGGCACGAATTAAAGTATCTGCGTAAGCAATTACCGCCGGGCCGGACAACGAAGGTTCGGCGCACATAATGGCATGTCCTGTTCCTTTAGGGTCCAATTGCCTGTATATACTGGCTTTCGCCCCCAATTCCTGGGCCAGCTTTTCCAAGCTTTGTACAACATCCTCGCCAAAAAAGGCGGGGTCTCCCAAAATAAAGGCAATTTCTTCAATAGGCTCTCCCAATACCTTGGCTATATCGCTTACCAAACGATGTACGATGGGCTTTCCGGCCACGGGAATAAGCGGTTTTGGTACGGTTAGGGTATGTGGGCGCAATCTTGAGCCCCGACCAGCCATGGGGACGATTATCTTCATATTATTGCCTGCGAAAGCAGGTATCTCTTAGTTAAACTTTATTTTCTTAATCTATTATAGTTCCGTTTCCAATTCATGCTCAAATCTGACCAATTGGGGTTCATTTCTTCAATCAATTCAATTTTCCAAGAACGTTTCCATTTCTTAAACTGCCGCTCCCTTACTATTGCCTTATCCCCTTGTTCATATTCCTCAAAATAGACAAGTTTGTCACAGT
The sequence above is a segment of the Muricauda sp. SCSIO 64092 genome. Coding sequences within it:
- a CDS encoding tetratricopeptide repeat protein gives rise to the protein MWREKVFRVLMVLQLLAIQAALAQNSPKVIPEEESAEVFLEEYTDEFQEKFFEALKQKSIQNYDRAINLLLECKQLDANSTAVEHELAKTYFLDKKYIPAQQYAVEALISEPGNFWFLFNLYKIAEKQGVPFQNLENTIPYTNRELKTNLVKIYFQNRKYKDAKQVLGSLEMNQELSLLAQKIEDSLNKAQKSTERIVTKNTPSPERTLDSELERFRNALKSMASGTDHSDLEAKAREALETYPLQPEFYYFQGLALNRMERHLQAVGVLEEGLEYLFDNDLLANDFYKELALAHKAIGNTSKANLYLSKVKPGF
- a CDS encoding sugar phosphate nucleotidyltransferase, which produces MKIIVPMAGRGSRLRPHTLTVPKPLIPVAGKPIVHRLVSDIAKVLGEPIEEIAFILGDPAFFGEDVVQSLEKLAQELGAKASIYRQLDPKGTGHAIMCAEPSLSGPAVIAYADTLIRADFNLDKEADSVIWTKKVDNPEAFGVVNLNEQNQIVELVEKPTEFVSNQAVIGIYYFKDVGVLRDELQFVLENNIINGGEYQINDGIKRMMAKGKIFVTGNVDEWMDCGNKNVTVETNQRMLAFLEKDGEQLLADSVQKTNANIVAPCFIGENVVIKDSTVGPYVSIGANTVVENATVKNSLIQRNSVIKNANLDNAMIGSHVYYDGNFETVSIGDYSVLE
- a CDS encoding GIY-YIG nuclease family protein; its protein translation is MKLWYVYIMTNRPNGTIYIGVTDTIDERVKEHKLKKYPKSFTSRYNCDKLVYFEEYEQGDKAIVRERQFKKWKRSWKIELIEEMNPNWSDLSMNWKRNYNRLRK